The DNA window CTCTGGAGTCTCCAGTCTGGAGTTTAGGCATAATTTGTTATAGACCTAAAAATAGGGAGAAGATATCTTGTAAGAATGCGAAGTATCATCGTTCTCTTCTcaggttttgtttcaatttttgctGAAAAGTAGAACTTGTTCTGGTAATTATATGCCGTGTGGTCTTTGGGGCTTGAAAGGTTGTATTGTGGTTTACTGTGAATTAGTAAAGATGAGGTTGTGATATGGTGATTCTTGAGATTTTTGTATGACTAGGATTGCTGCGATTTTCTGGAATCCATTAgggtttcaaatttttttgtcaACATATAGCGGTGTTTAGATCTTACGACGGCCCCAAACTGTGGCTGGATGGAACCCATTAGCATTTGCAATTTTTGGTCAACATCTATGGTGCAATCTTTCTCTTGTGGACCATAGAGCATAGAATTGCAATACTGTTTGAGTGCTAGTTGTCATCAAATATTGTTACATGTGATAAGCGTCTTGATTCTAAACACTGCTTCCTTAACTGCAATTTCAGGTTGATTTAGATAGACCTTTGAAGTTCCTTGTTCGTATTGATAGTTTAGTGGATCCTTTTTATCATGTCAAACCACAAGAGTGGTGAAATGACCGGACAACCGCTGCATCCTAACCAATCTGTTTGGATGGCTCATTGGACGAGTACAAATACTAAGTCAGCAAGCCCAGCACATCAACGGCTGCTTCATTATGAGCCCAAGGGAGATGATCATAAGACTATGAGTTGCCCTTTATTAACTGGGCCAGTGGCATCGACAGATTGTTCTAAACATGGTTTAGATTTTAAAGAATTTGGTAAGGTCAAAACAAATTATCATATGAACGATAGCTTGACAACGGGTTCGAAAAAGTCGAGGAATGAAATATTTAATCCATTTCCAATGTTCAATGTCTCCAAAGATAGTATGTTTGATGCAAAAAGTGATCAAACCCCCTTACGCCATCAAATACGTTTTAGGTTAAACAATAGTCCTGATTCTGGATTCATTAGTTCTCCAGGTAGAACTGAGAACAAATTGTCTTCGTTGCCTGCATGTGCTCCTCCTGAAATTGGTACTTCATCAAGAGAATGTCTTTTTCAGTCTGAAGGCATTACAAAGTACCTGGAGCAGCAGTTTATACCTGTTAAGACTCTTGGAAAAGACAGCTCAGCTGCTTCATCATCTTCTCATGATGATTTTACGCGGTCGGCTACTAAAATTGTGCCTTATGGAATGAACAGAAGCGAGACTTCTGTGAAGTCATTGTTGCATAGGGAAGAAGAAATTAATCAGTCAAGCTCTGTCATAGCATCGAAAGAACGCTTCAAAAATAATGATTATAACGGGcattcttctctttttgttaAAGAGAAGCCAATTCATAATGAAGCAACTCTGTTAGTGCGTGATCTCTCGCCAAGCAATAGCGAGGCAGCAGATTTCCTTGGTGAACAACGGCAGAATACGAAAAATAATTATGGGCTTGGATTGTTTCCAAGCAGAAGCAATTCCCTAGAGAAGACTGAATCAGAAAATTTGTATCAATGGTACTCAGTACCAAAACTTCCATGTTCTGTTCGTGATGAGGAAACTATGAGAATATGTACTGCTGAAGATTCCACGGAAGAATCATCCAGAGGCCCTCCCTTTTTTTCTCAGACAACTCACCATTTCTTGATCACAAAAAAGACAGATATAAATGTGTCTGATGGAAGTCAAATGTTTAAGGAATCAATGGTATCTAGCAAATGTAAAGGAAAAGTGGTTGGTGAACTACTCAGTTTATCTCCGGATTTGAGTTTTCAGGTTCCTCGAGGAGTGAAACTACAGGCTTTAGATGGCTGCACACAAATTGAACGAAAAGGGATCACTGGAAGTGTTGAAACTTCCGCTGTTCAAATAAGGAATGAATCATCAGCTGAAACTGATACTATGGACATGAATCCTCTTCGAGAGAACGATGTTTCTGGTATGTGGACGTTTTATTTTTATCTCATATATtgtgaacctttttttttgtcgtGCTCAAATGGAGATGTTTCCTGGTTTTATATTACCGAGTCTAATTAAGAAACTAAAGTACCAAACATAATGTTAACATAATTATATTCATACATTTCTAATATAATCTCAAGTTCTCTAGTTATTGTTGATGTTGTGCTTTTGTTGGATTCATAATGagttatttttgtctttttcttttcaggCATGGCTTCATCTTCATCAAATAAGGTAGCTTTTTTATATTTCGATCGTTCACCTTTGTTTCCTCTTTAGCATTCTAAACCAATGTTTGCATAACTATAGAGGTATGTCATCTATATTGGTTTGCATAAAGTTGacgaattttttttcaaaactttgtttttggtttgatgCGACTTAATGTGTGACTGAGGTCTGGATTTCAAGCCAATCATC is part of the Tripterygium wilfordii isolate XIE 37 chromosome 7, ASM1340144v1, whole genome shotgun sequence genome and encodes:
- the LOC120001954 gene encoding uncharacterized protein LOC120001954, with product MSNHKSGEMTGQPLHPNQSVWMAHWTSTNTKSASPAHQRLLHYEPKGDDHKTMSCPLLTGPVASTDCSKHGLDFKEFGKVKTNYHMNDSLTTGSKKSRNEIFNPFPMFNVSKDSMFDAKSDQTPLRHQIRFRLNNSPDSGFISSPGRTENKLSSLPACAPPEIGTSSRECLFQSEGITKYLEQQFIPVKTLGKDSSAASSSSHDDFTRSATKIVPYGMNRSETSVKSLLHREEEINQSSSVIASKERFKNNDYNGHSSLFVKEKPIHNEATLLVRDLSPSNSEAADFLGEQRQNTKNNYGLGLFPSRSNSLEKTESENLYQWYSVPKLPCSVRDEETMRICTAEDSTEESSRGPPFFSQTTHHFLITKKTDINVSDGSQMFKESMVSSKCKGKVVGELLSLSPDLSFQVPRGVKLQALDGCTQIERKGITGSVETSAVQIRNESSAETDTMDMNPLRENDVSGMASSSSNKGVLQKSPKAQAATASGREEIGDGVLNMNQQPPALAGVVSLSNDRETSTSRTQSLNVDQLFSHAEQHTNSKFCAYHGELGPEPSSRWVKRLKSSASGSFDYGTKSLKMEEASSQRKVHNLFGKMSKRSITDSADLQMGKRHGKHPMLLDQTILPLGNSGSSSNDLLGKSDITLSHPWIQRWCRHQATSPKTTAEAPVMCEPQRSKATAFEYQKKKFPSIAAMALMAKTMTGFQPCEFINKGPVVVWNS